Proteins encoded together in one Penicillium digitatum chromosome 1, complete sequence window:
- a CDS encoding Transport protein, putative, translated as MFRILESQAPAKQTATDTIDVLSNRLQSATLLEDRRAAIQGLRSFAKLYPASVASGGLRSLINSLRNDSEDVDTIKVVLETLLMLFTPDETSPEASDEIALWLADEFTQRQDNITTLLNLLEAREFYSRLYSLQLISHICSARPERTQECIFTAPLGISKLVSVLTDAREPVRNEALILLIALTPASEELQKLVAFENAFEILFTLIEAEGALTHGTEVVEDCLSLLAHLLRFNVSNQSFFRETGCVKRVTQLLHECQQEPEDNELVPQWTLVHRDKNVWGLLAIIQLFLIRGGMSTPINQTAFWQNGVTEQALSIAFGQKFSVSVTSKALSTCADLIRGNSPLQERFGDIEVLWGSYSRGNNDANESLRINVIEAFLKLSLEPAPNNLLDARLAACECMKAFFAHHPGIRMHVLRRAIEGHTSGQDRIPNILSVLLIAPEARGNSDPYQVWMACVLMFHLLFDDAEAKATAMAVSEGDAESGEEVVTSVQSVVGNLITGLQRGDDERITVGYLMLLCGWLFEDPDVVNDLLGEGSCIQTLLQEIKHQRTPSRLVPGLCTVLLGVIYEFSTKDSPIPRITLHKLLIEQLGREQYIDKITKLRECPLIRDFEVLPQTAGGQLEGGLPEVFFDRSFVEFLKDNFSRLLRAIDREPEFEISVVANGVEKGISRELVDSLRTEIEERTQTLKKLESDIVSMQRRLDQEQLDHRKSKESNAVELSKIQQANESLQQRHAQELSQQLSRLENEHKRYENELLKQHSDQLRAIDNQLKQTSAESESKSNKAKELREHHERELANLQRTIRGLESELSRIQEQHIGEVVNLNKKVQELETIISQSNEAHGVLVADLQKKIQDLESTKKSHHDEVENLNKKIQELQGTISKYKDAHDEQVAGLEKKIQDLENIKKANDGQVTDLSKKIKDFENTKRTHDGEVADLIKKLHSLESKLAAAKQSHEAEVGDYKSKVENLESTLSTTKQQYEAQSAGHNNTVGTLESIIAAAKKEHEAEIATLKQSVAVLESDLAKAQKSSNDLETAQEDAASQTSALESRAKEAEDKAREAESHARSAAETLKSIQAQLDKAHTEAKEKEEARQSAQSELEDLLIVFGDLEAKRMEDKKRLKELGEEVSETEDDDDDEDEEEE; from the exons ATGTTCCGAATCCTCGAGTCGCAAGCTCCGGCCAAACAAACGGCTACGGACACTATCGACGTATTGAGCAATAGACTGCAGAGTGCTACGTTGTTGGAAGATCGTCGCGCAGCGATCCAAGGATTAAGAAGCTTTGCAAAACTCTACCCTGCATCAGTTGCTTCTGGTGGCCTGCGGTCATTGATAAACAGTCTACGCAATGACAGTGAGGATGTGGACACCATCAAAGTGGTCCTCGAGACCCTTTTAATGCTTTTTACGCCTGATGAAACAAGT CCTGAAGCATCGGACGAAATAGCTCTGTGGCTGGCAGATGAATTCACTCAG CGACAAGATAATATTACTACCCTACTTAACCTTTTAGAAGCCCGCGAATTTTACTCTCGCCTATATTCACTCCAATTGATTTCCCATATTTGCAGCGCACGACCAGAACGAACACAAGAATGCATTTTTACAGCGCCGCTTGGCATTTCCAAGCTAGTCAGTGTGCTGACAGATGCAAGGGAGCCAGTACGAAACG AGGCTCTCATCTTGTTGATTGCCCTGACCCCCGCTTCAGAAGAGCTCCAAAAGCTTGTGGCATTCGAGAATGCATTTGAAATACTTTTCACTCTCATCGAAGCGGAGGGAGCATTGACTCATGGGACCGAGGTAGTGGAAGACTGTCTCTCCTTGTTGGCCCACTTGTTGAGGTTCAATGTTTCCAACCAATCTTTTTTCCGCGAGACAGGTTGTGTGAAAAGAGTAACGCAGCTGCTTCATGAATGTCAGCAGGAGCCAGAAGACAACGAGCTGGTACCACAGTGGACTCTGGTCCATCGAGATAAGAATGTCTGGGGCCTATTGGCTATTATTCAGTTGTTCTTGATTCGCGGTGGCATGAGCACACCCATAAATCAAACTGCATTTTGGCAGAATGGAGTGACAGAACAAGCTCTTAGCATTGCATTCGGTCAAAAGTTCAGTGTTAGCGTGACCTCAAAG GCCTTATCAACTTGTGCCGATCTGATTCGCGGCAACTCCCCGTTGCAGGAAAGGTTTGGTGATATTGAAGTCCTGTGGGGCTCTTACTCCCGCGGCAACAATGATGCGAATGAATCTTTGCGCATCAATGTGATTGAAGCTTTTTTGAAGCTCAGCCTCGAGCCTGCTCCCAACAACCTTTTAGACGCACGGCTTGCTGCCTGCGAATGTATGAAAGCGTTTTTCGCTCACCATCCTGGAATTCGCATGCATGTGCTCAGACGAGCGATTGAAGGCCATACTAGTGGGCAGGATCGGATTCCCAACATTTTATCTGTACTGCTCATTGCCCCAGAAGCGCGAGGTAATTCCGATCCATATCAAGTGTGGATGGCCTGTGTTCTTATGTTCCATTTGCTCTTTGATGATGCAGAGGCTAAGGCAACAGCTATGGCTGTTTCTGAGGGCGATGCTGAGAGTGGTGAAGAAGTAGTCACCAGTGTCCAATCTGTCGTTGGAAATCTGATTACTGGTCTGCAGCGTGGCGATGATGAAAGAATCACAGTCGGTTATCTGATGCTACTCTGCGGGTGGCTCTTTGAAGACCCAGACGTTGTGAATGATCTTCTTGGAGAGGGTAGCTGCATTCAAACCTTGTTGCAGGAAATCAAACACCAGCGCACCCCCAGTAGATTGGTGCCCGGCCTTTGCACTGTACTGTTGGGTGTCATCTATGAGTTCTCTACAAAAGACTCCCCGATCCCTCGCATCACGCTTCATAAGCTACTCATCGAACAGCTTGGCAGGGAACAGTATATTGACAAGATCACAAAACTTCGAGAATGTCCATTAATTCGTGACTTTGAGGTCCTTCCCCAAACCGCTGGTGGTCAGCTTGAGGGTGGACTGCCGGAGGTCTTTTTTGACCGCTCGTTTGTTGAATTCCTGAAAGACAATTTCAGCCGGTTGCTCCGTGCCATTGACCGTGAACCCGAGTTCGAGATTTCTGTTGTTGCCAATGGCGTTGAAAAGGGAATTTCGCGTGAGCTTGTTGATTCTTTGCGTACAGAAATTGAAGAACGCACCCAGACCCTTAAAAAACTTGAGTCTGATATCGTTAGTATGCAACGGAGGCTTGATCAAGAACAGTTGGATCATCGCAAGTCAAAGGAATCCAATGCGGTTGAGTTGTCCAAGATTCAACAAGCCAACGAATCTCTACAACAACGTCATGCGCAAGAGCTATCTCAACAGCTGTCGAGGCTTGAAAATGAACATAAGCGTTATGAGAACGAGTTACTCAAGCAGCATAGTGATCAGCTCCGTGCCATCGATAATCAGCTCAAACAGACTTCGGCGGAATCTGAAAGCAAGAGCAACAAAGCAAAGGAATTGAGAGAGCATCATGAGCGAGAGCTTGCTAATCTGCAGCGAACCATTCGTGGCTTGGAGTCAGAGCTTTCTCGCATTCAGGAACAACATATTGGAGAAGTTGTCAATCTCAATAAGAAAGTCCAGGAGTTGGAAACCATCATCAGCCAGTCCAATGAGGCCCATGGTGTACTGGTCGCTGACCTTCAAAAGAAGATTCAAGATCTGGAAAGCACTAAGAAATCCCATCATGATGAAGTCGAAAACCTCAATAAGAAGATCCAGGAGTTGCAGGGTACAATTAGCAAGTACAAGGATGCTCACGATGAGCAGGTTGCCGGTCTTGAAAAGAAGATTCAAGACCTAGAAAACATCAAGAAAGCCAATGATGGTCAGGTGACAGACCTCAgcaagaaaatcaaggaCTTTGAAAACACAAAGAGAACCCACGATGGAGAAGTCGCTGATCTCATCAAAAAGTTGCACAGCCTGGAATCCAAGTTGGCCGCAGCCAAGCAAAGTCATGAAGCGGAAGTCGGTGACTACAAGAGCAAAGTTGAGAATTTGGAGTCTACCCTCTCTACGACCAAGCAACAATATGAGGCTCAATCAGCTGGCCACAATAACACAGTCGGAACTCTCGAGTCAATTATCGCCGCAGCCAAAAAAGAACATGAAGCCGAGATCGCCACTCTGAAGCAATCTGTCGCAGTTTTGGAGTCAGACCTTGCCAAGGCTCAGAAGTCCAGCAACGATCTTGAAACCGCCCAAGAAGATGCCGCGTCTCAGACCTCTGCGCTGGAATCGCGAGCTAAAGAGGCTGAGGACAAGGCCAGGGAGGCCGAGTCCCACGCTCGTAGTGCAGCCGAGACTCTCAAAAGCATCCAGGCTCAGCTCGACAAGGCTCATACTGAAGCTAAAGAAAAGGAGGAGGCTCGCCAATCAGCCCAGTCTGAATTGGAAGACCTGCTGATTGTATTTGGAGACCTTGAGGCTAAGCGAATGGAGGACAAG AAACGGCTCAAGGAGCTCGGAGAGGAAGTCTCGGAGACtgaggacgacgacgatgacgaggatgaggaagaagagTGA